The region TTCGGTGACGGCGCCGGTAAATACCCCGTCATGCCAGAGGCTGTGAATCTCGCCATCATGGGTGGCGGGCCAGACTTCGAGAGGACCGTTTTCCTCGGTAACCTCATCCACCATCAGAAGGGCGGTGACAAGGCTGTCGTTGCTGTGGGGGGTGAAGGGGAAGTCCTGGTGCCATTTCACCGCCGTGGCGGAACCGGGAAGCTTTGAATTGATCTTGGTGTGGTGAAGTTTGATATCCGGGCCGATCAGTTCAGCCACCGCATCGGTCATCCCGCTATCGGCCATGGCTTTTCGATAGGCATCGGAAATCTCATGCGGGGCGTTGACCCGCCGGAGCGCCGGCTGATCCGCGCTATGCCCTTTTTCCACATCGAAGCGGGGCTTGCCGTTGATCATCTCGCCAAAACTGCCGTCATGGCCCCGGCTTTCCTCAACCCAGGTGTTGAAATCCTGCCGCAGTGAAGCCAGAAGTTCAGGGCTCACCACATCCTCAACAACAAGATAGCCATTGGCATCGAAGAAATCCTTTTGTGCTGGCGTGATCACGGCCACCTCCTTCTGTATTTTGCTGTTTCAGTATTCGGCTATTTTTCAATCCGTGCAAGTGTCTTTCCTTATGGCCTGCTTTGTATAAACTAATTCGCGGTATTGATCGTTTAATCCATGTCCTGAGGGGGCTCGTCATGACACTTCACTTTACCCGCGATGAATTTTCCCGCCGTCAGCACCTGGCGAAGGAGGCGATCAGTTCGGCCGGGCTCGATGCCATTCTCATGTTCGCGCCGGAAAGCCATTTCTGGCTCTGCGGCTATGATACGTTCGGATTTGCGATGTTCCAGTGTCTCGTCATGACGAAAGGCGGGGATATCCACCTGCTGACACGTGCGCCGGATCTTCGCCAGGCGCGCTATACCTCAACACTGGACGACGATCATATCCATATCTGGAACGAACGCGAAGGCGCCAACCCGGCGCAGGATCTATATCGACTGCTGGCTGATCTCGGGGTTGTGGATGGCGCGCTCGGCTATGAGGCGGATACGCCGGGCCTCACGGATCGCAACGGACGGATGCTGCGCGGCGAGGTGCCGGGCCTGATTGAAACCTCGGATCTGATCCGGCAACTCAGGCGCGTTAAATCCGATGCCGAAATCGAGATGCACCGCAAAGCTGCCAGTCTTTCGGATGATGCTCTTGACGCGGCGCTGGATATCGCTGGTGCCGGGGCCTTTGAGGGCGATATCCTTGCCGCGATGCAGGGGGCGGTGTTCAAGGGTGGCGGGGATTACGCGGGCAACGAATTCATCATCGGCTCAGGCCCCGGTGGTCTGCTGGTGCGATATTATTCCGGCCGCCGCCATCTTGATGCGACCGATCAGCTGACCCTTGAATGGTCCGGGGCCTATGCCCGATATCACGCTGCCATGATGCGGACGCTGGCGATTGGCGGGGCTTCCGATATCCAGAAGAAAATGCACGCTGCCACCGCCGAGGCCATGCTTGCCTGTGAGGCGGCGATCAAGCCCGGCAAACCGATGGGCGATGTGTTCGACGCCCATGCCCGGGTGTTTGATGCAAAGGGATTTGGTCATGCCCGACTGCAGGCATGCGGCTACGGGATGGGGGCGGTGTATAACCCGATCTGGGTTGATTTTCCCATGTTCTATGAAGGCAATCCGATGATCATGCAGGAAAATCAGGTCTTCTTCCTGCATATGATACTGGTGGACAGCGACAGCGGTCTTGCCATGACGCTTGGCCATTCGGTGCGCGTCGGTGCCGACGGCGTTGAACGTCTGTCGCGGCACGGGCTTGATCTCCTGGAATGCTGATCTGACCTAAGCCAGAAGAGCGGGCAGGGCAAATGAAGCAAGCAGGCGCGCGGTGTTGACATGCGCCTCACCATAATAGCCTTCTTCATGCAGAAGATTGACCGAACCGAGCACAACCCCTTCATAAACCAGCGGGATGTTGAGGACCGACGCACAGCCAAGCGCCGTGATTGTTTCATGATCGGGAAATGCATCCCGGATATCTGCTGCGGTATATCCGATATAGGGATTGCCGTGATCAAGCACCTCGCTTGTCCAGCGTGACGGAACGATGACCTTGCGCCCCGAAAAAGGATAGGCTTGAGGCTGATTGGTATAAAGGCGTTCCAGTTCTCGTGGATGCCGGTGTTGCCGCAGGACGGTGAAAAGACGGTGGCCGATCTCCTCCCCCATGACCTGATCCAGGGTGCTGAAGATCTCCCGGGGTTGGGGCGTACGGCGCTGGGCTGAAAGAAGCAGGTCGATGGCGTGTTGATATGTTTCTTGCATGACAGAGACCCTCAGATTTCCAGTTGATCGGACAGGCTTTTGCTCTGGCTCGACAGAAGCGAGTCCAGTCGTGCGCGGGCAAGTTTGTGATGCTCGAAGGCAAGGCGATCCGCCTGTTCGATATCCTGGTTCCTGATGGCTTCAAAGATAAGGCGATGTTGCCGGGCGGTCTCGGCAAGATGGCTTGAGATGTTCTGATCGTTCTCCCGGCTTGCGGAAAAGCAGATACGGTTAAGCCGCAAGGCTTCGGTCAGAACACCTCGATAGAAGTCAGAGATATAGGGATTGCAGGTGGCATCGGCGATGGCCAGATGAAATTCGTGGTTGGCCTCGGTCAGCATGACGCCGTCAAGAGATGGTATCGTGGTTTCAAAGAGAATCATCCGATCATGGATGATATCAAGCTCGGCTTCGGTGCGCATCTCCGCGGCAAGTCGCTGGACAAGCCGGCTTGATATATGAAGCGCATCATATAGAGGCGGTATCCGGGCGAGATCAAGCTGGGCCACGGCGACGACACGCCCCTTGCGCATGGCAAGGCCATCGGCAATCAGCTGGATCAGCGCTTCCCGCACCGGCGTGCGGGAGACGTTCATCTTCCTGGCAAGACTGCTTTCATCAATAACGGCGCCGGGCTGGAGTTCAACGCGCAGGATAGACTCACGCAACCGCCGGTAGACGCTGTTGCCGTCTCGCTGATAGGTGCCTTGCTCAATTCCGGTATCGCTCACGTTTCATCCCGGTTGATGGTTTCAAGGTATTTTTGTTGCAAATATTTTTCTGTATGCAAATATTATACTAGAATTAACGCTGTATCAAATAGGATGTCAGGTCAATATGTCTTGGGTTCTGGGGGTTGATGTCGGGGGCACGTTCACGGATTTTTCCATCCGCAATGACGATACCGGCGAGGTGTTCATTCACAAGAGGCCGTCGACACCTGAAGATCCCTCTCGCGCGATAATTGAGGGGTTCAGGGAGCTTCTTGAAAAGGTTTCCATTGACGGGGCGGAAGTTGCGCGGTTTGCCCATGGGACAACGGTTGCGACCAACGCTCTCCTGCAGCGGAAAGGCGGGCGGCTTGCCCTTGTCACCACAGGTGGTTTCCGTGATCTGCTTGAAATCGGCCGCCAGGTCAGGCCGAAGGTCTATGATCTGCAAATCGATGCGCCGCCGCCGCTTATTCCGCGCCACCGGCGATTTGAGATTGCCGAGCGTATCGGCTCAAAGGGCGAGATCATCACCCCGTTGCGCAACGAGGATATCGACAGGGTGATCGCAGATATCCGTGCGCTTGAAGATATCGATGGCGTGGCGGTATGCCTGCTCTTTTCATTTCTGAACCCGGCGCATGAGCAGCGCATCGGCAAAGCCATCGAGGCCGCATTGCCGGAAGTATCGGTATCGCTTTCAAGCGAGGTCCACCCTGAATTCCGCGAATATGAGCGGTTTTCAACGGCGGTCATCAATGCCTATCTTCAGCCTGAAGTCAGTCGGTATATGGAAAATCTCAACCTCGGGATCGCCAGGGATGCGCCGTCAGCCAGGCTTGGTATTTTTCAGTCCAGCGGGGGGTTGACCTCGGTTGAGCGGGCATCGCAATTCCCGGTACGCATGGCACTTTCCGGGCCCGCCGCAGGGGTGGTGGGGGCCGCGCAATGCGCAGGCAAGGCGGAAATCGGTGACGTGATCACCCTGGATATGGGGGGGACGAGCACGGATGTCTGCGTCATCCGCGATGGCAAGGCCGATCTTGCCAATATGCGGGATATTTCGGGATTTCGCATCCGCCTGCCAATGGTTGATATCAATACCGTCGGGGCGGGCGGCGGTTCCATCGCCCATATCGGCAAGGATGGGTTGATGAAGGTTGGCCCCATCAGCGCTGGTGCGGTTCCGGGCCCGGCCTGCTATGGGCATGGCGGCACGGAGCCGACGGTCTCTGACGCCAATCTGGTACTGGGCAGATTGCCCGAACAACTTGTCGGCGGGGGGCTTGCGCTGGATCACGCCAAGGCCGTGGCTGCGATTACGCCGCTTGCCGATCATCTGGGGATGTCGGTCGAGGCAACCGCCCTTGGCATCATCGGCATTGTCAATTCGAACATGACCAGAGCCATCCGGGCCGTCACGGTCGAGCGCGGCCATGATCCGAGGCATTTTGCCCTGATGCCTTTTGGTGGCGCCGGCGGGTTGCATGCCACGGATGTGGCCGAATCTCTCCTCATGAAAACGATACTGATCCCGAGGTCGCCTGGTATTCTCTGCGCCGAAGGGCTGATTGTTGCAGATCTGCAGGAAAGTTTTGTCGCCACCCAGCGCACGCCGCTCGATGGTGACCTTGCGCCGGTAAAATCGGCGCTGGCGGAACTGGTTGAAAAAGCCATGCCATGGTTCGAGGATGAAGGGGCAGGGAGCATCTCCCAGGCGCTGATGCTTCAGGTCGATATGCGATATATCGGCCAGAATTACGAATTATCCGTGCCGGCGGGCGACATGCTCGCGTCACGAGATCTGCCGGAGACGGGTCTGCTCAAGCAGTTGTTCTTCGAGGCCCATGAACGGAGTTATGGGCATCACGATGCCCAGGCGGCGGTGGAAATCGTCAATATCCGCCTGCAGGCCATTGCCACATTGCCGGAAATTTCAGGCGTCAATGCGCCAAGATCCGGCACGCCTGAGCCGCTGGGATATCGAGATGTCTGGTTTGATCGTGATGGCCCCCAGAAGACCCCTGTCTTTGACCGGGCATCGCTGGCACCTGGTTTCACCCATGAAGGCGCGGCGATCTTCACCCAGACGGATGCGACGACGCTCATGCCGCCCTGGTGCCGAATGAAGGTGGATGCGCAGGAAAACCTGATCCTGGAGATTACCCGATGACGCGCCAAGAACCTGATCCCATCGCCCTTGAAATCCTCTGGAACAACCTGAATTCGATTGCCGATGAATGTTTCATCACCCTGATGCGGAGCGCGTTTTCCACCAATATCAAGGAACGCCATGATCACTCAACGGCCATCACCGATGCGGCGGGCAACCTCATTGCCCAGGCGGAGCATGCCCTGCCCATCCATCTTGCCTCAATGGCCGGGCTGGTTGCGCATATTCTTGAACGCTACGATGGCGATATTGCCGAAGGAGACATTTTTATTTCCAATGATCCGCATGTGGCGGGCGGCACGCATCTGCCGGATATCAACATGGCGATACCTGTTTTCAGCGAAGGACGCCTGCTCGGCTTCGTTGCCAATATCGTTCACCATGCGGATGTTGGCGGGGCCATGGCCGGATCGATGTCCGGCGGTATGGATGAGATCTATAAGGAAGGCCTGCGTATCCCGATTGTCAAATTGTACAGGCAGGGCGTGGTGGATGATTCCATCCTCCGCATTCTGTTGCTGAACATGCGGCTTCCCGATGAACGAAAAGGGGACCTGAACGCCCAGATTGCGGCCTGCCGCCTCGGGGCATCGCGGATCGGGGATATCATCAACCGCCATGGGGCCGAGTATCTTGAGGATATTTTTGCCGCCATTCTCAGCCGGTCGCGCCTGCGCATGGAAACGGCGATCGAGGCGCTTCCCGACGGCAGCTATCAATTTGAAGACATGATGGATGATGACGGTATCGATACCCTCGATATCCGGATTGCGGTGGATATCACCAAAAAGGGGAATAAAATCCTGTTTGATTTCTCTCGCAGCGCGGAGCAGGTTCCCGGCAATTTCAACCTCACCTTCAATGCAACCCAGTCGGCGGTGTGTTATTCCCTCAAAGCGTTGCTTGACCCGGAAATGCCCAATAACAGCGGTATTTTCCAGGCGATCGATATCACCGTGCCGAAAGGATCTTTCCTTAATTGTGTTGCGCCTGCCGGCGTCGCCTTGCGGGCAAATACCTGCCAGCGGGTTGTCGATGTGGTGATCGGTGCTTTTGCGGATGTTCTGCCCGAAGAGGTAACCGCGGCGGCCAATGGCGCCAATACAAGCGCGGTCTTCGCTGGAACCGATCCTCAAACAAAAAACAGATATGTCTATCTTGAAACACTGGGCGGCGGCATGGGCGCGCGGGCAACCAAGGACGGCAAGGACGGGGTGCAGGTGAATATAACAAACACCTCAAATCTTCCGGTCGAGGCCATCGAGATGGAATACCCTTTGCGTGTTGAGGCCTATGCGCTGGTTGAGGATTCCGGCGGCGCGGGTGAATATCGGGGCGGCATGGGTATCCGCCGCACCATCCGCCCGATCGGCCATGTCTGTGAATTCAATGGCGTCGGGGAGCGCTTTCGGCATCAACCCTGGGGGGTGTTTGGCGGCAAGCCGGGGGCGGCAGGGCAATTCTATATTGTCGATGCCAGCGGGAAGAAGAAACCACTTGCCTCGAAGACAGGCAGTATCAAACTTGACAGCAGCAGTTGCGTTTTCATGGAAACACCGGGGGCAGGGGGATATGGCCCGCCGGAGAAACGCTCAAAAGAAAATCAAGAAGAAGATAGAAGATCAGGAAAATTCAGTGATGAATTTCTTGCCAAGTACTATCCAAAGCGGTCAAGATGATTTCAGTTCAGTAAGAAGTCCAATAAAGGGAGGAGAAAATGAACATATTTGCAAAGACATTCATGATTTCAGCGGCAGCTGTGCTGGCCTTCAGTTCAGCGGCGTCAGCGGCCACCGTCAAATGGGACATGGCCAATGAATATCAGGAAAGCTCGATTCACGGCCAGGGGCAGAAAGTCTTCTCGGAAACCCTGTTGAAGGAATCGGGCGGGTCTGTTGTCGTCACCAATCATTTTGGTGGCTCAATCGGCTACAAATCAAAGGAACATTTTGACGCTGTTGGCGATGGCGCACTTCCGATTGCCAATACATCCATGGGGCAGGTCGCCGGGATTGAGCCGATCTTCCTCCTCTCATCATTGCCTTTCCTTGTCGGGTCGGCAGAGGAAGCAAAGCTTCTCTGGGAAGTTGCCAAGCCGCATTACGAGAAAGTCTTTGCCAAGCATAACCAGATCCTTCTCTACGCATCGCCATGGCCGCCTGCGGGAATCTGGTCAAAGAAGCCTGTTCTTTCCACCTCTGATCTCAATGGGCTGAAAATCCGTGCCTGGGATGCCAGCGGCACGCGGACCCTGAAAACCGCGGGTGCCGCTGCCGTGCAGATGAGCTGGGCCGATGTCGTCCCGCAGCTGTCGGCAGGTGGTATCGAGGCGGTGCTGACGTCGGCCGAAGGCGGGGTGAACGCCAAGTTCTGGGAGCATCTTTCCCATTTCAACGCCATCAACTATTCGATGTCGCTCAATATGACCCATGTCAACAAGGATGCCTTTGATGCGCTGAGCGCGGATCAGAAGGCGGCGGTCATGAAAGCGTCGGAAGCGGCAAGCGACGCGGCATGGTCGGCATTGGCGGAACGTGTGGGCCAGAACTACAAGGACATGCGTGCCAATGGCATCACGGTTGCGGAGACGGTTCCCGGAGATTTCCTGGGCGCGCTGAATTCAGCCGGGGATGCGGTGTATTCCGACTGGCTCTCAAAGGTTGGTGACACCGGAAAATCCATCCTCGACGAGTATAAAAAGCGTCGCGGTAACTGAACCTGATCTGGAACGGGCAGGCATCATACCTGCCCGTTCTTTCCTGAGCGTTACGAAAAGGGGGAGTTATGCTCAGCTTGCTTGAAGGCTTGTCACGACGCTTGAGCACCGCAGGCGCATGGGTTGCTGCCGGTCTTCTTGTCTATATGGTGATCCATATTCTGGTTGAAATCGTGGCCCGGACAGGTTTTGATTCGTCCACCTATTCGCTCGATGAATTTGTCGGCTACGCGATTGCGTCGATGACCTTCCTGTCGCTTGGGCATACGTTCAGTTCGGGCAAGCTGATCCGGGTCAATATTCTGACCAATGCCATCTCCGGGCTTTTCAGCCTGGTGGTGGAATTGATCTGTATCGCCTTTACCTTCTCGGTGATCCTGTTCTTTGCCCGATATGTCTGGCGCAGTCTCTACCGCAACTGGGAGCGCGGCACCATCAGCCCGACACTTACCGAAACCCCGATATGGATGGTTGAAAGCGTTTTCTTCTGCGGTCTCTGCATCTTCCTTTTGCAAATGCTGACGACCGCTCTTGTCCGGATTGAACGATATCGATCCGGGGAAGACGAGTAGGAACGGGGAAGGAAGACAGGATGGAATCGCTCAATATCGCCTTTATCGTTCTGCTGCTGCTGGTTTTCTATCTCGGGCTGGGTGTCTGGGTGTTTTCAGGCCTTCTTCTGGTCAGCGTGACGGGCCTGACGCTGCTGCTGGATATGCCCCTGCACCGTATCGGGACGATCATGGCGCCGCTGATCATCCGCTCCGCCACATCATGGGAGCTTTCCGCCATTCCGATGTTTGTCTGGATGGGGGAGCTGATGTTCCGGACCGATATCTCGGACCGGCTTTTCCGAAGTCTGTCGCCACTGGTCTATCATCTGCCCGGCCGGCTTCTTCACACCAATATTTTCGGGTCGGCCCTTTTTGCGGCGGTGAGCGGCTCAAGTGCGGCGACGACCGCTACCGTCGGTAAAATCACCACCACCGAACTTTTGCAGCGCGGCTATTCCCCCTCGCTGACTTTTGGCTCGCTGGCCGGTGCAGGCTCGCTTGGTCTGCTGATCCCGCCATCGATCGTGCTGATCGTCTACGGGGTGCTGGCCGAAGTTTCAATTTCAAGACTGTTTGCCGCCGGGGTCTATCCGGGGCTGCTGATCGCCTTTCTCTATTCCGGGTATGTGATGTGCCGGAGTATTCTCAACCCATCGCTGACGCCGGCCAAGGAAGAGCCCCCAAGCCTCTGGGACATGGTCATGGGGCTGGTCAATCTTGTGCCCATTGTGCTCCTTATTTTCATTGTTCTCGGGGCGATCTATTCCGGGTTTGCAACCCCATCGGAGGCCGGGGCTGTCGGTGTCACCGCCACCCTGATCATGGCTCTTGTTACCAGGCAGATGACCCGGGAGATTTTCTTTGAAAGTCTGATGGCATCGGTCCGGACGTCCTGCATGATCGCGTCGATCCTGCTGGCGGCGGCGTTCCTTTCCACCAGCATGGCCTATCTGCATGTGCCGCAGGATGTGGCGATGAGTATCGCCAGGATGGAATTGTCACCCTATGAGCTGATCTTTGTTCTGGCGATTTTCTATATCCTGCTCGGGCTGTTCCTTGAAGGCATATCCATAACGGTGATGAGCCTGCCGATCACCCTGCCGCTTGTGCTGGCCAGCGGTTTTGATCCGGTCTGGTTCGGCATCTTTCTGGTCATCATGGTTGAACTGGCGCAGATTACCCCGCCCATCGGCTTCAACCTCTTCATCATTCAGGGGCTTACGGGAACGCCGATCTTCCGGGTCGCGATTGCCTCGGCACCTTTCTTTATCCTGATGTGCGTGGCCGCAACCATCATCACGATCTATCCCGAAATCGCGCTCTGGCTGCCGGATAAACTGTTCAACAAATAGGACAGCATCAACCGAGATGGTTGATGCAGATCCGGCCTTCCTTCATCACCATTTTGAGTGATGTTTCAGGGGTGGTCAGGGCTGAGATATCTTCAAGAGGATCACCGTCGATTACCAGCAGATCAGCCAGAAGGCCTTCCTTGACCTGGCCAATCTGATCCTCCATCTCAAAGAGTCTGGCGGCATTAGAGGTGGCCTGCCGGATGAGATCGACATTGGGAACCACCGGACTTCTGAGGGTGAATTCTTCGAGCTGGCGGCGATGCATGATGCCGAGCAGATCGCTTCCATAGGCGATGTTGACGTTCTGCTGATAGGCAAGTTTGAGCGCGTCCAGCCCTGAATCGAGCACTTCATAGGTTTTCTGGACAAGCTCGGCCGAAAGGCCGGCTTCGGTTCCCTCGGCGATGAGCGCATGATAGATCACCAGCGTCGGCACCAGATACCGCTCATGCTCAAGCAGCAGATCGACGCTTTCCTGATCGAGCAGATTGCCATGTTCAATCGATGTCACGCCGCAGCGGATGGCGCGGTTTATCGCTCTTGCCGTATAGGCATGCGCCATGACCGGAATATTGGCGGCCCTGGCTTCATTGACGATGGCCCGCAATTCATCTTCGGTGAACTGGGTGGAGGTGATGCGATCAGTCGGCGAGGAGACGCCGCCGGAGGCCATGATCTTCAGATGCGTTGCCCCGCGCCGGATTTCTTCTCTCGCTGCGCGCAGAACTTCAGCAATACCGTCGCAGACATGGCCCATGCCTGAACAGCAGAAGCACTGGTGAAGGCTGACTTCACCCGGGCCGCGGACATCGCCATGGCCGCCTGTCTGGGACAAGGCATGGCCGCAGAAAAGAAGCCTCGGGGCCGCGGTCGGGTTTTCCTCAATCGCGCGGGCAAGACCGTAATCCGCGCCGCCTGCGTCACGGACCGTCGTAAAGCCCCGGGCCAGCATGCCCCCCATGATCTCAAGCGCCTTGACGCCGACATAAAAGGGGGAGGTGGCCTTGAGTTTGGCAAAATCGGCGGTGTAGGCGGTGACATGAACATGCGCATCACACAAGCCGGGCATCAGGGTTTTGCCGTTGAGCGGAATTTCGGTGCTGTCCTTGCCTGCCTTAACGGAAGCTCCGATCTCGGCAATTCTGCCATCGATGATTCGAACCGACTGCCCTGTCCTATAGTCGCCGGCAGCAACATCCAGCACGGTTGCATCAGAAAATACGATATCAGCCATGTTCTTTCCCCCTTTTGCTGCATATTCTAGAAGAATAATGAAAGGGTTTCATCTGAAATCATGCTTCCATCTGAAATCATCAAGCAGCAGCGCTCGGGGACCCGGCCCGACCAGCTGCTGCGTGGTGGCGGGAAATGGCACTGGCCCGAAAGGGAATCATCTGGTTAAATGATCTCATGGTTGAACTGTCGGCGTGAACACAAAGCCGGAATGAT is a window of Alphaproteobacteria bacterium LSUCC0684 DNA encoding:
- a CDS encoding TRAP transporter large permease; amino-acid sequence: MESLNIAFIVLLLLVFYLGLGVWVFSGLLLVSVTGLTLLLDMPLHRIGTIMAPLIIRSATSWELSAIPMFVWMGELMFRTDISDRLFRSLSPLVYHLPGRLLHTNIFGSALFAAVSGSSAATTATVGKITTTELLQRGYSPSLTFGSLAGAGSLGLLIPPSIVLIVYGVLAEVSISRLFAAGVYPGLLIAFLYSGYVMCRSILNPSLTPAKEEPPSLWDMVMGLVNLVPIVLLIFIVLGAIYSGFATPSEAGAVGVTATLIMALVTRQMTREIFFESLMASVRTSCMIASILLAAAFLSTSMAYLHVPQDVAMSIARMELSPYELIFVLAIFYILLGLFLEGISITVMSLPITLPLVLASGFDPVWFGIFLVIMVELAQITPPIGFNLFIIQGLTGTPIFRVAIASAPFFILMCVAATIITIYPEIALWLPDKLFNK
- a CDS encoding phytanoyl-CoA dioxygenase family protein; its protein translation is MITPAQKDFFDANGYLVVEDVVSPELLASLRQDFNTWVEESRGHDGSFGEMINGKPRFDVEKGHSADQPALRRVNAPHEISDAYRKAMADSGMTDAVAELIGPDIKLHHTKINSKLPGSATAVKWHQDFPFTPHSNDSLVTALLMVDEVTEENGPLEVWPATHDGEIHSLWHDGVFTGAVTEEVTRKALDNRVLCTGKAGSVCLMHTRLLHGSAPNNSPDPRTLYICVYSAADAVPLSPSPVPTRDQGMIVRGKDRRQIRSTPFDIPLPQLPDGASFFDQQQR
- a CDS encoding TRAP transporter small permease subunit yields the protein MLSLLEGLSRRLSTAGAWVAAGLLVYMVIHILVEIVARTGFDSSTYSLDEFVGYAIASMTFLSLGHTFSSGKLIRVNILTNAISGLFSLVVELICIAFTFSVILFFARYVWRSLYRNWERGTISPTLTETPIWMVESVFFCGLCIFLLQMLTTALVRIERYRSGEDE
- a CDS encoding amidohydrolase family protein; this encodes MADIVFSDATVLDVAAGDYRTGQSVRIIDGRIAEIGASVKAGKDSTEIPLNGKTLMPGLCDAHVHVTAYTADFAKLKATSPFYVGVKALEIMGGMLARGFTTVRDAGGADYGLARAIEENPTAAPRLLFCGHALSQTGGHGDVRGPGEVSLHQCFCCSGMGHVCDGIAEVLRAAREEIRRGATHLKIMASGGVSSPTDRITSTQFTEDELRAIVNEARAANIPVMAHAYTARAINRAIRCGVTSIEHGNLLDQESVDLLLEHERYLVPTLVIYHALIAEGTEAGLSAELVQKTYEVLDSGLDALKLAYQQNVNIAYGSDLLGIMHRRQLEEFTLRSPVVPNVDLIRQATSNAARLFEMEDQIGQVKEGLLADLLVIDGDPLEDISALTTPETSLKMVMKEGRICINHLG
- a CDS encoding hydantoinase B/oxoprolinase family protein; amino-acid sequence: MTRQEPDPIALEILWNNLNSIADECFITLMRSAFSTNIKERHDHSTAITDAAGNLIAQAEHALPIHLASMAGLVAHILERYDGDIAEGDIFISNDPHVAGGTHLPDINMAIPVFSEGRLLGFVANIVHHADVGGAMAGSMSGGMDEIYKEGLRIPIVKLYRQGVVDDSILRILLLNMRLPDERKGDLNAQIAACRLGASRIGDIINRHGAEYLEDIFAAILSRSRLRMETAIEALPDGSYQFEDMMDDDGIDTLDIRIAVDITKKGNKILFDFSRSAEQVPGNFNLTFNATQSAVCYSLKALLDPEMPNNSGIFQAIDITVPKGSFLNCVAPAGVALRANTCQRVVDVVIGAFADVLPEEVTAAANGANTSAVFAGTDPQTKNRYVYLETLGGGMGARATKDGKDGVQVNITNTSNLPVEAIEMEYPLRVEAYALVEDSGGAGEYRGGMGIRRTIRPIGHVCEFNGVGERFRHQPWGVFGGKPGAAGQFYIVDASGKKKPLASKTGSIKLDSSSCVFMETPGAGGYGPPEKRSKENQEEDRRSGKFSDEFLAKYYPKRSR
- a CDS encoding GAF domain-containing protein, with protein sequence MQETYQHAIDLLLSAQRRTPQPREIFSTLDQVMGEEIGHRLFTVLRQHRHPRELERLYTNQPQAYPFSGRKVIVPSRWTSEVLDHGNPYIGYTAADIRDAFPDHETITALGCASVLNIPLVYEGVVLGSVNLLHEEGYYGEAHVNTARLLASFALPALLA
- a CDS encoding TRAP transporter substrate-binding protein; this encodes MNIFAKTFMISAAAVLAFSSAASAATVKWDMANEYQESSIHGQGQKVFSETLLKESGGSVVVTNHFGGSIGYKSKEHFDAVGDGALPIANTSMGQVAGIEPIFLLSSLPFLVGSAEEAKLLWEVAKPHYEKVFAKHNQILLYASPWPPAGIWSKKPVLSTSDLNGLKIRAWDASGTRTLKTAGAAAVQMSWADVVPQLSAGGIEAVLTSAEGGVNAKFWEHLSHFNAINYSMSLNMTHVNKDAFDALSADQKAAVMKASEAASDAAWSALAERVGQNYKDMRANGITVAETVPGDFLGALNSAGDAVYSDWLSKVGDTGKSILDEYKKRRGN
- a CDS encoding hydantoinase/oxoprolinase family protein gives rise to the protein MSWVLGVDVGGTFTDFSIRNDDTGEVFIHKRPSTPEDPSRAIIEGFRELLEKVSIDGAEVARFAHGTTVATNALLQRKGGRLALVTTGGFRDLLEIGRQVRPKVYDLQIDAPPPLIPRHRRFEIAERIGSKGEIITPLRNEDIDRVIADIRALEDIDGVAVCLLFSFLNPAHEQRIGKAIEAALPEVSVSLSSEVHPEFREYERFSTAVINAYLQPEVSRYMENLNLGIARDAPSARLGIFQSSGGLTSVERASQFPVRMALSGPAAGVVGAAQCAGKAEIGDVITLDMGGTSTDVCVIRDGKADLANMRDISGFRIRLPMVDINTVGAGGGSIAHIGKDGLMKVGPISAGAVPGPACYGHGGTEPTVSDANLVLGRLPEQLVGGGLALDHAKAVAAITPLADHLGMSVEATALGIIGIVNSNMTRAIRAVTVERGHDPRHFALMPFGGAGGLHATDVAESLLMKTILIPRSPGILCAEGLIVADLQESFVATQRTPLDGDLAPVKSALAELVEKAMPWFEDEGAGSISQALMLQVDMRYIGQNYELSVPAGDMLASRDLPETGLLKQLFFEAHERSYGHHDAQAAVEIVNIRLQAIATLPEISGVNAPRSGTPEPLGYRDVWFDRDGPQKTPVFDRASLAPGFTHEGAAIFTQTDATTLMPPWCRMKVDAQENLILEITR
- a CDS encoding GntR family transcriptional regulator; translated protein: MSDTGIEQGTYQRDGNSVYRRLRESILRVELQPGAVIDESSLARKMNVSRTPVREALIQLIADGLAMRKGRVVAVAQLDLARIPPLYDALHISSRLVQRLAAEMRTEAELDIIHDRMILFETTIPSLDGVMLTEANHEFHLAIADATCNPYISDFYRGVLTEALRLNRICFSASRENDQNISSHLAETARQHRLIFEAIRNQDIEQADRLAFEHHKLARARLDSLLSSQSKSLSDQLEI
- a CDS encoding M24 family metallopeptidase, which encodes MTLHFTRDEFSRRQHLAKEAISSAGLDAILMFAPESHFWLCGYDTFGFAMFQCLVMTKGGDIHLLTRAPDLRQARYTSTLDDDHIHIWNEREGANPAQDLYRLLADLGVVDGALGYEADTPGLTDRNGRMLRGEVPGLIETSDLIRQLRRVKSDAEIEMHRKAASLSDDALDAALDIAGAGAFEGDILAAMQGAVFKGGGDYAGNEFIIGSGPGGLLVRYYSGRRHLDATDQLTLEWSGAYARYHAAMMRTLAIGGASDIQKKMHAATAEAMLACEAAIKPGKPMGDVFDAHARVFDAKGFGHARLQACGYGMGAVYNPIWVDFPMFYEGNPMIMQENQVFFLHMILVDSDSGLAMTLGHSVRVGADGVERLSRHGLDLLEC